In the Gymnodinialimonas sp. 202GB13-11 genome, one interval contains:
- a CDS encoding cbb3-type cytochrome oxidase subunit 3, whose protein sequence is MDYEFLRSLSGSIGTVFLVASFFGFVLYAFRPGSKRVHSDSAEIPFRHDDAPAPEAGQEAQQ, encoded by the coding sequence ATGGATTATGAATTCCTCCGCAGCCTGTCTGGAAGCATCGGAACGGTGTTTCTGGTCGCCAGCTTCTTTGGCTTTGTCCTCTACGCGTTTCGGCCTGGCTCCAAACGTGTCCACAGCGACAGTGCCGAAATCCCTTTCCGCCACGACGATGCACCGGCACCAGAAGCCGGGCAGGAGGCGCAGCAATGA
- the ccoP gene encoding cytochrome-c oxidase, cbb3-type subunit III has product MTDKPQHPEEQVLQEGDPDTTGHSWDGIKEFNNPLPRWWLWCFYLTIIWGVAYTVLYPAWPGISGATAGVLGYSTRAEVAEEIERFDALNADLRTELTEVELASVTRDDTPELYNFALQAGAATFTTWCSQCHGEGAAGVQAAGYPNLLDDDWLWGGSLEDIQMTIAHGIRNEDDPDARWSEMTAFEGILSDEEIAQVVNYAMALSDEDGDGVNASNHAYDTTLAGTGENVFLDNCAACHGDAGDGDRFLGAPNLTDAIWLYGGSAEAVEETVRHSRFGVMPAWSGRLSEAEVNATALYVHSLGGGE; this is encoded by the coding sequence ATGACCGATAAACCACAACATCCTGAAGAACAGGTCCTGCAAGAGGGTGACCCGGACACGACGGGCCATTCCTGGGACGGGATCAAGGAGTTCAACAACCCGCTTCCACGTTGGTGGCTGTGGTGCTTCTACCTGACCATCATCTGGGGCGTCGCCTACACGGTCCTGTATCCCGCATGGCCTGGCATCAGTGGAGCAACGGCGGGCGTGCTTGGCTATTCAACCCGGGCAGAGGTAGCTGAAGAGATTGAGCGCTTTGATGCCCTGAATGCCGACCTGCGGACAGAATTGACCGAGGTGGAACTGGCCTCCGTCACCCGCGATGACACGCCGGAGCTCTATAACTTTGCACTTCAGGCGGGTGCGGCGACGTTCACCACCTGGTGTTCGCAATGCCATGGCGAAGGCGCGGCCGGTGTTCAGGCCGCGGGCTATCCGAACCTGTTGGATGACGACTGGCTATGGGGCGGTTCGCTGGAAGACATCCAGATGACGATCGCCCACGGCATCCGAAACGAGGATGATCCTGATGCGCGCTGGTCCGAGATGACAGCGTTTGAAGGCATCCTCAGCGATGAAGAGATCGCGCAAGTCGTCAATTATGCGATGGCCTTGTCGGATGAGGATGGCGACGGCGTGAACGCTTCAAACCATGCCTACGATACGACACTGGCTGGCACAGGTGAAAATGTCTTCCTCGATAATTGCGCCGCCTGCCACGGCGATGCAGGTGACGGCGACCGTTTCCTTGGTGCACCGAACCTGACGGATGCGATCTGGCTTTATGGCGGCAGCGCCGAGGCGGTCGAAGAAACCGTGCGCCATTCGCGCTTTGGCGTGATGCCAGCGTGGTCTGGCCGCCTGAGCGAGGCGGAAGTCAACGCAACCGCGCTTTACGTCCACAGCTTGGGCGGCGGCGAATAG
- the ccoG gene encoding cytochrome c oxidase accessory protein CcoG — MASQDAAPKLYAAQEPIFPKRVKGPFRNFKWALMIFTLGVYYITPWIRWDRGPSLPDQAVLVDLANRRFFFFWIEIWPHEFYFVAGLLIMAGLGLFLFTSALGRVWCGYACPQTVWTDLFYTVERWIEGDRNARLRLWKQKWDFRKWRLRVTKWIVWLLIAVATGGAWVFYFADAPTLLRDLLTGQAAFVAYATVGILTATTFIFGGFAREQICIYACPWPRIQAAMMDEHTITVAYRDWRGEPRGKGKKRREMAEAAIESSRLAGPTIRGTEPGATSAPEVEAPGDCIDCMACVNVCPMGIDIRDGQQMECITCALCIDACDEIMDKVGKPRGLIDYLALTDEANERAGNTKVPVMRHILRPRTLIYTALWSAIGVGLIVALFIRSEIDLTVAQVRNPQFVTLSDGSVRNTYDIRIRNMTAADATFRIGLTSDDVLRVDLEGSQDLMVEVPADETLLQRVYVIARPEDAASGRERTDFRFWVEEFGTEERAFGDTTFFGRGQQ, encoded by the coding sequence ATGGCCTCTCAAGATGCCGCGCCCAAGCTATACGCCGCGCAGGAGCCGATCTTCCCGAAACGGGTGAAGGGTCCGTTCCGGAATTTCAAATGGGCACTGATGATCTTCACGTTGGGGGTCTACTACATCACCCCTTGGATCCGCTGGGATCGTGGGCCGTCGCTGCCGGATCAGGCCGTCCTCGTGGACTTGGCCAACCGGCGTTTTTTCTTTTTCTGGATCGAGATCTGGCCCCACGAATTCTACTTCGTTGCAGGCCTTTTGATCATGGCAGGCCTTGGCCTGTTTCTGTTCACCTCTGCCCTTGGCCGTGTTTGGTGTGGCTATGCCTGTCCTCAAACCGTTTGGACCGATCTGTTCTATACGGTCGAGCGCTGGATCGAAGGCGATCGCAACGCGCGGCTGCGCTTGTGGAAGCAAAAGTGGGACTTCCGCAAATGGCGCCTGCGGGTGACGAAGTGGATCGTCTGGCTTTTGATTGCCGTGGCGACGGGCGGGGCTTGGGTTTTCTACTTTGCGGATGCCCCGACGCTTCTGCGTGACCTGTTGACCGGGCAGGCGGCCTTTGTGGCCTACGCGACTGTCGGCATTCTGACAGCTACGACCTTTATCTTTGGCGGCTTCGCGCGTGAGCAAATCTGCATCTATGCTTGCCCATGGCCGCGCATTCAGGCCGCGATGATGGACGAACATACCATCACGGTCGCCTACCGCGACTGGCGGGGGGAACCGCGCGGCAAGGGCAAGAAGCGTCGCGAAATGGCAGAGGCCGCGATTGAGAGCTCTCGTCTGGCGGGGCCAACGATCCGGGGTACGGAACCCGGCGCAACCTCTGCGCCTGAGGTCGAGGCGCCCGGCGACTGCATTGATTGCATGGCCTGCGTGAATGTCTGTCCCATGGGGATCGATATCCGCGATGGGCAGCAGATGGAGTGCATCACCTGTGCGCTTTGCATCGATGCCTGTGACGAAATCATGGACAAGGTCGGCAAACCACGCGGGTTGATCGATTACCTCGCCCTGACCGATGAAGCCAATGAGCGTGCGGGTAACACCAAGGTGCCCGTGATGCGGCACATCCTGCGCCCGCGGACGCTGATTTACACCGCTCTATGGTCTGCCATCGGTGTTGGTCTGATCGTGGCGCTATTCATCCGGTCCGAGATTGATCTGACAGTCGCTCAGGTCCGCAATCCACAGTTTGTGACGCTCAGCGATGGGTCAGTGCGAAATACCTACGACATCCGCATCCGCAACATGACGGCAGCAGACGCCACGTTCCGCATTGGTCTGACCTCGGATGACGTCCTGCGCGTTGATCTGGAGGGGAGCCAGGACCTGATGGTCGAGGTGCCCGCAGACGAAACGCTTCTTCAGCGCGTCTACGTCATCGCGCGTCCCGAGGATGCCGCATCGGGTCGCGAACGCACGGATTTCCGCTTCTGGGTCGAGGAGTTCGGCACGGAAGAGCGCGCATTTGGCGACACCACGTTCTTTGGAAGGGGTCAGCAATGA
- a CDS encoding FixH family protein — MNHDIEAHSIAGPRKLTGWHVASMFIGGFGVIVCVNIFMATQAVSTFPGLEVSSSYADSQTFDDRRIAQDALGWQASVETRGDEVRLTLVDEAGRPVYPAELDALLTRPTTRADDQLLELSRGANGVLVAPADLAPGRWRLRLTGTARDGTDYRHNITFTLAEG, encoded by the coding sequence ATGAACCACGATATTGAAGCACACAGCATCGCGGGCCCGCGCAAGCTGACTGGCTGGCACGTTGCATCCATGTTCATCGGGGGATTCGGTGTGATCGTCTGCGTGAATATCTTCATGGCGACGCAGGCCGTTTCCACCTTCCCTGGTCTTGAAGTTTCGTCCAGCTATGCAGACAGCCAGACCTTTGATGATCGTCGCATCGCACAGGATGCGCTGGGTTGGCAGGCCTCTGTTGAGACGCGCGGAGATGAAGTGCGATTGACGCTTGTGGACGAAGCGGGGCGTCCCGTTTACCCGGCTGAGCTGGATGCGCTTTTGACACGTCCGACGACACGGGCTGACGACCAACTGCTTGAGCTATCGCGTGGGGCGAACGGTGTACTGGTCGCGCCGGCCGATCTGGCGCCTGGCCGCTGGCGTCTGCGCCTGACGGGCACCGCGCGTGACGGCACCGACTATCGCCACAATATCACTTTCACTCTGGCCGAGGGCTGA
- a CDS encoding heavy metal translocating P-type ATPase, which translates to MAALADPQHPSACPACDAVPLAEQVAGKALTNARLMLALPGIHCAACISGVERILREQPGVRDARVNLTMRRASVDAGPEVTAEDLCAALNAAGYEAHELDPGVLATTEMDARGRALLMRLAVAVFAMMNVMLLSVAVWSGADGVTRDMMHWISAAIAIPAVLFCGQPFYGSAFAALRAGRLNMDVPITLAIALAVGTSLYETTLSGEHAYFDAAIALCTFLLAGRYLDHRTRANARSAAQELAALEVPRALRLVGQGTETVAAADLRRGDLVRVLPGGRVPVDGTLVDGFTELDRSIMTGETLPAAVAPGDAVHAGEANLTGPVTVEVMAAGRDTELARLGDLVAVAEAGRSNYTSLADAAAKLYAPGVHIVAVVAALGWFAYTWDFRVALNIAAAVLIITCPCALGLAVPAVTTAASARLFRKGLLIKDGTALERLAEVDTVVFDKTGTLTDGAPEPLGLDQLDAETARVALALANGSAHPLAQALASGLTARSVWPARVERLMERPGFGVEGEWEGKPVRLGRVGWVGGGDAVGTTATYLRIDDGPAHALTFADALRDGAAEAVKGLQAQGKRVVLLSGDVAPAVEAFAARLGIDDVIAEARPDAKAEAVMALVEEGAHVLMVGDGMNDTAALAAAHVSISPASALEAARAASDMVLTGRSILPVVDAMQTARMSRARIKENFTIASVYNLLAVPLAVAGLCSPLIAALAMSASSLTVSLNALRLR; encoded by the coding sequence ATGGCCGCCCTAGCTGACCCACAACATCCCTCTGCGTGCCCCGCCTGCGATGCGGTGCCATTGGCCGAGCAAGTTGCCGGGAAAGCACTGACCAACGCGCGCCTTATGCTGGCGCTGCCGGGCATTCACTGTGCGGCGTGTATTTCCGGCGTGGAGCGGATTCTGCGCGAGCAGCCGGGCGTTCGCGATGCGCGCGTCAACCTGACCATGCGCCGCGCATCCGTTGATGCAGGTCCTGAGGTTACAGCAGAGGATCTGTGCGCGGCCTTGAATGCGGCTGGGTACGAGGCGCATGAACTGGACCCTGGCGTCCTTGCAACCACCGAAATGGACGCACGCGGACGCGCGCTTCTAATGCGGTTGGCGGTCGCCGTGTTTGCCATGATGAACGTCATGCTCCTGTCCGTGGCTGTGTGGTCTGGTGCGGATGGTGTCACCCGCGACATGATGCATTGGATCAGCGCAGCGATCGCGATCCCGGCAGTGCTGTTCTGCGGCCAGCCCTTCTACGGGTCTGCCTTTGCCGCCTTGCGCGCTGGGCGGCTGAACATGGACGTGCCCATCACGTTGGCCATTGCGCTGGCTGTCGGAACATCCCTCTACGAGACGACGTTGTCGGGCGAACATGCCTATTTCGATGCGGCGATTGCCCTGTGCACCTTCCTCCTCGCTGGACGTTACCTCGATCACCGTACGCGGGCGAATGCCCGATCTGCAGCTCAGGAATTGGCGGCACTTGAAGTGCCCCGCGCGCTTCGGCTGGTGGGGCAGGGGACCGAAACGGTGGCTGCAGCTGATCTACGGCGCGGTGATCTGGTGCGGGTGCTGCCCGGTGGGCGTGTGCCGGTGGATGGCACGTTGGTGGACGGATTCACTGAACTGGACCGGTCCATCATGACCGGAGAAACGCTTCCTGCGGCTGTTGCGCCGGGCGACGCTGTCCATGCCGGTGAGGCGAACCTGACTGGTCCAGTCACGGTCGAGGTTATGGCCGCAGGCCGCGATACGGAGCTGGCGCGCCTTGGCGACCTTGTGGCCGTGGCCGAGGCCGGTCGGTCGAACTACACGTCGCTGGCGGATGCTGCGGCCAAGCTCTATGCGCCGGGCGTACACATTGTGGCTGTTGTCGCTGCGCTGGGTTGGTTTGCCTATACGTGGGATTTTCGCGTAGCGCTGAATATCGCGGCGGCGGTTCTGATCATCACATGCCCCTGTGCCCTTGGGTTGGCGGTTCCCGCCGTGACGACAGCAGCGTCTGCGCGGTTGTTCCGGAAAGGTCTGCTGATCAAAGACGGCACGGCTCTTGAGCGTTTGGCCGAAGTTGACACGGTGGTATTCGACAAAACTGGCACCCTGACCGATGGCGCACCGGAACCGCTAGGACTAGATCAATTGGATGCGGAGACTGCGCGTGTTGCGCTGGCCCTGGCGAACGGGTCGGCGCACCCCTTGGCGCAGGCGCTTGCAAGCGGATTGACTGCGCGCAGCGTTTGGCCTGCCCGTGTTGAACGACTGATGGAACGGCCTGGTTTCGGCGTGGAAGGTGAATGGGAAGGCAAGCCTGTCCGCCTTGGCCGAGTGGGCTGGGTCGGCGGAGGTGATGCCGTGGGAACAACCGCTACCTATCTGCGTATCGACGATGGCCCGGCTCATGCGCTTACCTTTGCAGACGCTTTACGGGACGGCGCGGCTGAGGCGGTCAAAGGCCTTCAAGCGCAGGGGAAGCGCGTTGTGCTTCTTTCGGGTGATGTGGCCCCAGCGGTCGAGGCCTTTGCCGCGCGGTTGGGCATTGATGATGTCATTGCCGAGGCACGCCCGGATGCCAAGGCCGAGGCTGTGATGGCGTTGGTCGAAGAGGGCGCACATGTTTTGATGGTAGGGGATGGCATGAACGACACGGCCGCCTTGGCCGCGGCACATGTGTCCATTTCACCCGCCTCAGCGCTGGAGGCCGCTCGCGCCGCGTCGGACATGGTGCTAACGGGGCGCAGTATTCTTCCCGTGGTCGACGCCATGCAAACGGCCCGCATGTCGCGGGCACGGATCAAGGAGAATTTCACAATTGCCAGCGTCTATAATCTGCTGGCCGTGCCGCTGGCCGTTGCGGGGCTGTGCTCGCCCTTGATTGCGGCGCTGGCAATGTCTGCTTCGTCCTTGACCGTATCCCTCAATGCGCTGAGGCTGCGTTAA
- the ccoS gene encoding cbb3-type cytochrome oxidase assembly protein CcoS, which yields MDVLGILIPVSLLLGGAGLAAFWWMLRKGQFDDPEGDAHRILREDYDDHPK from the coding sequence ATGGATGTATTGGGCATATTGATACCCGTATCCCTGCTTCTGGGCGGGGCCGGTTTGGCCGCGTTTTGGTGGATGCTGCGCAAAGGGCAGTTTGATGATCCTGAAGGCGATGCGCATCGCATCCTGCGTGAGGATTACGACGACCACCCGAAATAG
- a CDS encoding D-alanyl-D-alanine carboxypeptidase family protein, translating into MFVRFLYVALLGVALAFGAFTPAQAAPYAAMVMDARNGEVLHSRNADTRLHPASLTKMMTIYIAFEAIRLGEITLDTEVTISANAAAEPPSELGLRSGSTIRFRYLIRAAAIRSANDAATAIGEAISGSEAAFARRMNRTAAALGMTRTTFRNAHGLTEDGHLSTARDMTMLGRRLVYDYPQYYNLFSRITADAGIAQVRNTNRVVLSNYRGADGIKTGYTRAAGFNLVASAQRGEERIIATVFGGRSSAWRNERVMELLDMGFERAPSHVALRTPALPTYTDDGTAGTSHTPPGQRAPTSSIRPFMRPHGGVDADVLAAIDDAVGAALTQATGADPEVAAAVEAALNAVEDAPRPAPRPEPQAALEPEPEPLIPPRPAPEPEVVTRASSTGSRLFGVSLGPQTSHHAAERLLLRTALAELGTFDEALRRVVQVSRGYDARFAGMTEDQATRACARLNARNVTCETFGP; encoded by the coding sequence ATGTTCGTACGATTTCTTTACGTCGCCCTTTTGGGCGTCGCTCTGGCGTTTGGTGCGTTTACACCAGCGCAGGCGGCGCCGTATGCAGCCATGGTTATGGACGCCCGCAATGGCGAGGTCTTGCATTCGCGTAATGCTGACACACGCCTGCATCCGGCGTCACTGACCAAGATGATGACTATCTATATCGCGTTTGAAGCCATTCGCCTGGGCGAGATCACGCTCGATACAGAAGTCACCATCTCCGCGAATGCCGCAGCTGAACCTCCATCGGAGCTTGGCTTGCGCTCAGGCTCAACGATCCGCTTCCGGTATCTGATCCGCGCCGCCGCTATCCGGTCCGCAAACGATGCTGCAACAGCGATTGGCGAGGCAATTTCCGGATCTGAGGCTGCCTTCGCGCGCCGCATGAACCGCACAGCCGCTGCACTTGGCATGACACGCACAACCTTCCGCAACGCGCATGGATTGACCGAAGATGGGCATCTGAGCACCGCGCGCGACATGACGATGCTGGGGCGCAGGCTCGTTTACGATTACCCGCAATATTACAACCTGTTCTCTCGCATCACCGCAGATGCTGGCATTGCGCAGGTGCGCAACACGAACCGTGTGGTCCTGTCGAACTACCGTGGCGCGGACGGGATCAAGACCGGCTACACCCGCGCGGCTGGCTTCAACCTTGTTGCCTCGGCCCAGCGCGGCGAAGAACGGATCATCGCCACCGTTTTTGGGGGTCGAAGTTCGGCCTGGCGAAATGAGAGGGTCATGGAATTGCTCGATATGGGGTTTGAGCGTGCGCCATCCCACGTGGCGCTCCGAACCCCGGCTTTGCCGACATATACGGATGACGGAACTGCGGGCACCTCACATACGCCGCCCGGGCAACGCGCGCCGACCTCTTCGATCCGGCCCTTTATGCGACCCCATGGAGGCGTCGATGCTGATGTCCTAGCAGCGATTGACGATGCTGTTGGTGCCGCACTGACGCAAGCCACCGGGGCGGACCCGGAGGTTGCCGCCGCGGTGGAAGCCGCCCTCAACGCAGTTGAAGATGCGCCGCGCCCTGCCCCAAGGCCTGAGCCGCAAGCCGCGTTGGAGCCGGAACCCGAACCGCTTATCCCGCCGCGTCCAGCCCCAGAGCCTGAGGTCGTCACGCGCGCTTCGTCCACCGGGTCGCGCCTTTTCGGTGTGTCCCTGGGCCCACAAACATCCCATCACGCAGCCGAACGTCTCTTGCTGCGCACCGCATTGGCAGAGCTTGGCACGTTCGACGAAGCACTGCGCCGTGTCGTGCAGGTCAGCCGTGGCTATGACGCGCGCTTTGCCGGTATGACGGAAGATCAGGCCACAAGGGCCTGTGCGCGGCTCAACGCCCGCAATGTGACTTGCGAGACCTTCGGGCCGTAA
- the hemF gene encoding oxygen-dependent coproporphyrinogen oxidase — MKDLIDDHKSRASTWFRSLRDDIVAAFEGLEDTQGGDGAAGRFEVTQTKRTGDDGEDAGGGLMSVMRGGRVFEKVGVNVSTVYGTLGERAQKAMAARGVPGMETDPRFWASGISLVAHMQNPRVPAVHMNTRMFWTPNAWWFGGGSDLNPAIEYDDDTTHFHGVLKEHCDKHDPAYYDKFKAWADEYFYVPHRHRARGVGGIFYDDLNTGDWEADFAFTQDVGRAFLPAFVGCVERRRHEPFDEADREAQLVHRGLYAEYNLVYDRGTKFGLETGHDANAVLMSLPPIAKWT, encoded by the coding sequence ATGAAAGACCTGATCGACGACCATAAATCCCGCGCCTCCACGTGGTTCCGCAGCTTGAGAGACGACATCGTCGCGGCATTTGAGGGGCTGGAGGATACGCAAGGTGGTGACGGGGCCGCTGGTCGGTTTGAGGTGACGCAAACCAAACGCACCGGCGATGATGGCGAGGATGCTGGTGGCGGCCTGATGAGCGTTATGCGCGGCGGGCGCGTGTTCGAGAAGGTCGGCGTGAACGTTTCAACGGTCTACGGAACGCTCGGTGAGCGGGCGCAAAAGGCAATGGCCGCGCGCGGGGTTCCCGGAATGGAAACGGACCCGCGGTTCTGGGCTTCGGGCATCAGCCTTGTCGCACATATGCAAAACCCACGCGTGCCAGCGGTTCACATGAACACGCGCATGTTCTGGACGCCGAACGCGTGGTGGTTTGGCGGCGGGTCTGACCTGAACCCGGCCATCGAATATGACGACGACACGACGCATTTCCATGGAGTGCTGAAAGAGCATTGCGACAAGCACGACCCGGCCTACTACGACAAGTTCAAGGCTTGGGCGGATGAGTATTTCTACGTACCGCACCGGCATCGGGCTCGAGGTGTTGGCGGCATTTTCTATGACGATCTGAACACGGGTGACTGGGAAGCCGATTTTGCGTTCACGCAAGATGTAGGTCGTGCTTTCCTGCCCGCTTTTGTGGGTTGTGTGGAACGTCGCCGCCATGAGCCGTTTGATGAGGCAGATCGCGAGGCGCAACTGGTGCATCGCGGGCTCTACGCGGAATACAACCTTGTCTATGACCGCGGTACCAAATTTGGTCTGGAGACGGGCCATGATGCGAACGCGGTCCTGATGAGCCTTCCGCCGATTGCGAAGTGGACCTGA
- a CDS encoding glycosyltransferase family 4 protein yields MTNRPDLSQIDVLVPNFKLRLSGVTATIVRLVPLQSRQMALTAIAPDMPAHVPTVSPWRMITMSRRGPNGARVWHARRNTEMLVGVILKHVLRKRLKLLFTSASQRNHTGYTKWLINRMDRLIATSQKTASYLDHPADVILHGINTEQFSPVSARAELRAKLGLPDGILVGCYGRIRAQKGTGDFLDAMIPLLRDRPKVHALIMGRATEKHVEYERALRSLADEAGLSDRVHFLPEVPVHEMADWYRILDLFVAPQRWEGFGLTPLEAMACGVPVVATTVGAFPELIVDGVGSLVPPDNGPQMQAAIAKYLDDPDGCHAAGKAARAHAELNFSIEREAKAILMIYRQLLSQT; encoded by the coding sequence ATGACGAACCGCCCTGACCTCTCTCAAATCGACGTGCTGGTGCCGAATTTCAAACTGCGCCTCAGCGGCGTGACCGCGACGATCGTCCGGCTGGTGCCGTTACAGTCGCGGCAAATGGCGTTGACGGCCATTGCACCAGACATGCCAGCGCACGTGCCGACGGTTTCCCCGTGGCGCATGATAACCATGTCTCGCCGAGGACCAAATGGGGCACGGGTCTGGCACGCCCGCCGCAATACGGAGATGTTGGTCGGTGTGATCCTTAAGCATGTGCTGCGAAAGCGGTTGAAGTTGCTTTTTACGTCAGCGTCGCAGCGCAACCATACGGGATACACGAAATGGCTAATTAATCGCATGGACCGTTTGATCGCAACTTCGCAGAAGACTGCGAGCTACCTGGACCACCCTGCAGATGTCATCCTGCATGGCATCAATACCGAGCAGTTTTCGCCCGTGTCCGCACGGGCGGAGTTGCGGGCAAAACTTGGATTGCCTGACGGGATTCTGGTGGGGTGCTACGGACGGATCCGCGCCCAGAAGGGAACGGGTGATTTCCTTGACGCGATGATCCCACTGCTACGTGATCGGCCAAAGGTTCATGCCCTTATCATGGGCCGCGCGACTGAGAAACATGTCGAGTATGAGCGTGCCCTTCGGTCGCTCGCTGACGAGGCCGGGCTAAGCGATCGCGTGCACTTTCTTCCCGAGGTCCCGGTTCATGAGATGGCCGACTGGTATCGCATTCTCGATTTGTTCGTCGCGCCGCAGCGATGGGAGGGATTTGGACTGACCCCGCTGGAAGCAATGGCATGTGGTGTGCCGGTTGTGGCCACAACTGTCGGCGCGTTCCCGGAATTGATCGTGGACGGGGTTGGGTCGTTGGTGCCCCCCGATAACGGGCCGCAAATGCAAGCAGCGATTGCCAAATACCTTGACGATCCCGATGGCTGTCACGCTGCAGGTAAGGCGGCCCGCGCCCACGCCGAACTGAACTTTTCGATTGAACGAGAAGCCAAAGCAATTCTCATGATCTATCGCCAGCTTCTGTCACAAACGTGA